In Phocoena phocoena chromosome 3, mPhoPho1.1, whole genome shotgun sequence, a single window of DNA contains:
- the GAPT gene encoding protein GAPT produces the protein MLKSCGNTSVAVSIGISLLLLLVICGIGCVWHWKQHNTRQFTLPKCLQRRKKRKGQSKRVSLSSQVISPRYKISVQTQDHSSAGKDTNTHGNYENVEVCPPQAKEERDKGVYENTWQTNFKEHIYGNETPLDSYTFQKPGTSEEPQDEDIYILPDSY, from the coding sequence ATGCTGAAAAGCTGTGGAAATACTTCAGTGGCCGTTTCCATAGGAATTTCCCTTCTTTTACTGTTGGTGATCTGTGGAATTGGGTGTGTTTGGCACTGGAAACAGCATAATACAAGGCAATTTACCTTACCAAAGTGtttgcaaaggagaaaaaagagaaaaggccaaAGTAAAAGAGTCTCCTTGAGCTCCCAGGTTATCAGCCCAAGGTATAAAATCTCAGTTCAAACCCAAGACCACAGCTCTGCTGGGAAGGACACTAACACACATGGCAACTATGAAAATGTGGAAGTGTGTCCTCCACAAgctaaagaagaaagagacaaggGAGTATATGAAAACACTTGGCAGACCAATTTCAAGGAACACATCTATGGAAATGAGACACCACTTGACTCTTATACCTTCCAGAAGCCTGGTACTTCTGAAGAACCTCAAGATGAAGACATATATATTCTTCCGGATTCTTATTAA